From the Scatophagus argus isolate fScaArg1 chromosome 21, fScaArg1.pri, whole genome shotgun sequence genome, one window contains:
- the tob1b gene encoding protein Tob1b, translated as MQLEIQVALNFIISYLYNKLPRRRVNIFGEELERQLKKKYEGHWYPDKPYKGSGFRCIHVGEKVDPVVEQAAKESGLDIEDVRNNLPQDLSVWIDPFEVSYQIGEKGPVKVLYVDDNNENGSELDKEIKNSFNPEAQVFMPISDPVGASSESSSPSPPFGQSAAVSPSFMPRSTQPLTFTTATFAATKFGSTKMKSSSRGNNANSGSSSKVARTSPTNNLGLNVNTLLKQKAISTSMHSLYGLGLGQQQQQQQQQQQKASALSPNAKEFVFPSLQGQASPGAVFPGEGSLGLGPLQYNNAFDMFAAYGSLNDKSLMDGLNFSLSNMQYSNQQFQPVMAN; from the coding sequence ATGCAGCTTGAAATTCAAGTAGCACTCAACTTTATTATTTCCTATTTATACAACAAACTCCCTCGACGACGTGTGAATATCTTTGGCGAAGAGCTCGAGAGgcagctgaagaaaaaatatgaaggCCACTGGTATCCGGATAAGCCATACAAAGGTTCAGGATTCAGGTGCATCCATGTAGGGGAGAAAGTGGATCCTGTGGTGGAGCAGGCAGCCAAAGAGAGCGGGCTGGACATCGAAGACGTCCGGAATAATCTCCCTCAGGACCTTAGTGTGTGGATCGACCCGTTTGAGGTTTCCTACCAGATTGGGGAGAAGGGACCGGTTAAGGTGCTCTATGTGGATGATAACAATGAGAATGGGTCAGAGCTGGACAAGGAGATCAAGAACAGCTTTAATCCTGAGGCCCAGGTCTTCATGCCAATCAGCGACCCTGTCGGGGCTTCCTCAGAGTCCagctccccctcccctccttttgGGCAGTCTGCTGCCGTGAGCCCCTCCTTCATGCCACGGTCCACCCAGCCCTTAACCTTCACCACTGCCACCTTTGCCGCTACCAAATTCGGCTCCACTaagatgaagagcagcagcCGCGGCAATAATGCCAACAGCGGCAGCAGTAGCAAGGTGGCCCGAACCTCCCCTACCAATAACCTGGGTCTGAATGTCAACACCCTGCTGAAGCAGAAAGCCATCTCCACCTCCATGCACTCACTGTACGGGCTGGGCCtgggtcagcagcagcagcagcagcagcaacagcagcagaaggccTCTGCTCTGTCACCCAATGCCAAGGAGTTTGTGTTCCCCAGCCTCCAGGGACAGGCCAGCCCTGGAGCAGTGTTCCCCGGGGAGGGCTCCTTGGGGCTCGGCCCTCTGCAGTACAACAATGCCTTTGACATGTTTGCGGCCTACGGAAGCCTCAACGACAAGTCCCTTATGGATGGCCTCAACTTCAGTCTGAGCAACATGCAGTATTCTAACCAGCAATTCCAGCCAGTCATGGCTAACTAA